One region of Anaeromyxobacter paludicola genomic DNA includes:
- a CDS encoding VIT1/CCC1 transporter family protein, whose translation MADRTDLWLQNYVDERDGAALYEGLAKVERDPERAKSFRELAEGERRHCEVWRRKLERAGHPLPPELPSSRIRVLIWLARRLGTAAVLPMVVENESGDADKYERQGGEAELAIAEEEKEHRKVLVGMNRGEPSEPRGLIATRERWHRGGRAGAIRAAIFGMNDGLMSNLSLVLGVAGAGAEPRQLLVTGFAGLLAGACSMAVGEYTSVASQRDLLMRQVEIERREIAEAPEEEAAELALILKGKGVSTEQASRTAAEIFKSPDHALDTLVREELGLDPDDLGSPMEAAVSSFAMFAIGAIVPVLPFLFTRGLTAVLASAGLSFLVLASVGALVGFLSGTSMVRSVARTVGLAALAGAVTYGVGRLVGARLD comes from the coding sequence ATGGCCGACCGCACCGACCTGTGGCTCCAGAACTACGTCGACGAGCGCGACGGCGCCGCCCTCTACGAGGGGCTCGCCAAGGTGGAGCGCGACCCCGAGCGGGCGAAGAGCTTCCGCGAGCTGGCCGAGGGAGAGCGGCGCCACTGCGAGGTCTGGCGGCGCAAGCTCGAGCGGGCCGGCCATCCGCTGCCGCCGGAGCTCCCCTCCTCCCGCATCCGCGTCCTCATCTGGCTGGCGCGCCGGCTCGGCACGGCGGCGGTCCTGCCCATGGTGGTGGAGAACGAGAGCGGCGACGCCGACAAGTACGAGCGGCAGGGCGGCGAGGCGGAGCTGGCCATCGCCGAGGAGGAGAAGGAGCACCGGAAGGTGCTCGTCGGGATGAACCGCGGCGAGCCGTCCGAGCCGCGCGGCCTCATCGCCACCCGCGAGCGCTGGCACCGCGGCGGGCGCGCCGGCGCCATCCGGGCCGCCATCTTCGGCATGAACGACGGGCTCATGTCGAACCTGTCCCTCGTGCTCGGGGTCGCGGGCGCCGGGGCGGAGCCGCGCCAGCTCCTCGTCACCGGGTTCGCCGGGCTCCTCGCCGGCGCCTGCTCGATGGCGGTCGGCGAGTACACCTCGGTGGCGAGCCAGCGCGACCTCCTGATGCGGCAGGTGGAGATCGAGCGGCGCGAGATCGCCGAGGCGCCGGAGGAGGAGGCGGCGGAGCTCGCCCTGATCCTCAAGGGGAAGGGGGTCTCCACCGAGCAGGCGAGCCGGACCGCCGCCGAGATCTTCAAGAGCCCGGACCACGCGCTCGACACGCTGGTGCGCGAGGAGCTGGGGCTCGACCCCGACGACCTCGGCTCGCCCATGGAGGCGGCGGTCTCGAGCTTCGCCATGTTCGCCATCGGCGCCATCGTGCCGGTGCTCCCCTTCCTCTTCACGCGGGGGCTCACGGCGGTGCTCGCCAGCGCCGGCCTCTCCTTCCTGGTCCTCGCCAGCGTCGGCGCCCTGGTCGGCTTCCTCTCCGGCACGAGCATGGTCCGCTCGGTGGCGCGCACGGTGGGGCTCGCGGCGCTCGCCGGCGCGGTCACCTACGGGGTGGGGCGGCTCGTGGGCGCGCGGCTCGACTGA
- a CDS encoding flavohemoglobin expression-modulating QEGLA motif protein: MSAVPGPEYLRRLSDELVAAQRPVRILKAINWDPAVHERFFRHDATELPRPEYAPLGYDAAAKVRELQRLRRRIRGKNPVEHLLREKCDEFARVVEMLAARGTRRFYELSRRIFGDPRDRFPDNNADNLAIARLWAARPRAAGEEQTVGSAEAVERVRRLCAPVLGDRVTVQERVRLTANAAAGATRIAVRKGAVFSARQVRALAHHEGLWHVLTSLNGAAQPVLTVLRVGLPRHTESQEGGGIVSEYLSGNITDERYIELGERTIAIDMAARGADYLEVFRYLANRFPPHRAALMSERVFRGGVVEGGAPFTKDAAYQRGYCRTFNFLRAVLEQRDLDLARAFLAGKMSVDDAELVRELIEEGLCAGPVHLPEWFTDLDRLNALVTHSVTMNRFSLPKVSRYYAARRMKRRGG; encoded by the coding sequence GTGAGCGCCGTCCCCGGCCCCGAGTACCTGCGCCGCCTCTCCGACGAGCTCGTCGCGGCCCAGCGTCCGGTCCGGATCCTGAAGGCCATCAACTGGGATCCCGCGGTCCACGAGCGCTTCTTCCGGCACGACGCGACCGAGCTGCCGCGCCCGGAGTACGCGCCGCTCGGCTACGACGCGGCCGCCAAGGTCCGCGAGCTGCAGCGGCTCCGGCGGCGCATCCGCGGCAAGAACCCGGTGGAGCACCTCCTGCGCGAGAAGTGCGACGAGTTCGCGCGCGTCGTCGAGATGCTCGCCGCCCGGGGCACGCGCCGCTTCTACGAGCTCTCGCGCCGCATCTTCGGCGACCCGCGCGACCGCTTCCCGGACAACAACGCCGACAACCTCGCCATCGCGCGGCTCTGGGCCGCCCGGCCGCGCGCCGCCGGCGAGGAGCAGACCGTGGGCAGCGCCGAGGCGGTGGAGCGGGTGCGCCGGCTCTGCGCGCCGGTGCTGGGCGACCGGGTGACGGTGCAGGAGCGGGTCCGGCTCACCGCCAACGCGGCTGCCGGCGCGACGCGGATCGCGGTGCGCAAGGGCGCCGTCTTCTCGGCCCGCCAGGTCCGGGCGCTGGCCCACCACGAGGGGCTCTGGCACGTCCTCACCTCGCTCAACGGCGCCGCCCAGCCGGTCCTCACGGTGCTCCGCGTGGGCCTGCCGCGCCACACCGAGTCGCAGGAGGGCGGCGGCATCGTCTCCGAGTACCTCTCCGGCAACATCACCGACGAGCGCTACATCGAGCTCGGCGAGCGGACCATCGCCATCGACATGGCGGCCCGCGGCGCCGACTACCTCGAGGTGTTCCGCTACCTCGCCAACCGGTTCCCGCCGCACCGCGCGGCGCTCATGAGCGAACGGGTCTTCCGCGGCGGCGTGGTCGAGGGGGGCGCGCCCTTCACCAAGGACGCCGCCTACCAGCGCGGCTACTGCCGCACCTTCAACTTCCTGCGGGCCGTGCTGGAGCAGCGCGACCTCGACCTCGCGCGGGCGTTCCTCGCCGGCAAGATGAGCGTGGACGACGCGGAGCTGGTCCGCGAGCTCATCGAGGAGGGGCTCTGCGCCGGCCCGGTGCACCTGCCGGAGTGGTTCACCGACCTCGACCGGTTGAACGCGCTCGTCACCCACTCGGTGACCATGAACCGGTTCAGCCTGCCGAAGGTGTCGCGCTACTACGCCGCGCGCCGCATGAAGCGCCGCGGGGGGTGA
- a CDS encoding secretion protein → MRAAGRSAGALAAALLATGCGGGEEVLHGLDEPQANQVLVALEEGGIHGRKDRPDGADGGWTVLVPSGAGGRAQQLLAQRELPRPRAPGFGEVFGKGSLVPSATEERALYLHALAGELSRSVEAIDGVLEARVHLALPEPGPLRPEPGPPPRAAVLVKSSPGARERLAALSGGIQALVAGAVAGLEPAAVSVVVAEAMASPRAPSPARGRPRWAIAAAAAALLAALALTGLALRGALSLPPVPSWPWLKR, encoded by the coding sequence GTGAGGGCGGCAGGGCGCTCCGCCGGCGCGCTCGCGGCGGCGCTCCTCGCCACCGGCTGCGGCGGCGGCGAGGAGGTGCTCCACGGGCTCGACGAGCCGCAGGCCAACCAGGTGCTGGTCGCCCTCGAGGAGGGCGGCATCCACGGCCGCAAGGACCGGCCCGACGGCGCCGACGGCGGCTGGACGGTGCTCGTCCCCTCCGGCGCGGGCGGGCGCGCCCAGCAGCTGCTGGCCCAGCGGGAGCTGCCGCGGCCGCGCGCGCCCGGCTTCGGCGAGGTCTTCGGGAAGGGCAGCCTCGTCCCGTCGGCGACGGAGGAGCGCGCCCTCTACCTGCACGCGCTCGCCGGCGAGCTGTCGCGCAGCGTGGAGGCCATCGACGGCGTCCTCGAGGCGCGCGTGCACCTCGCGCTCCCGGAGCCCGGCCCGCTGCGGCCGGAGCCCGGGCCGCCGCCGCGCGCCGCGGTCCTGGTGAAGTCGTCCCCGGGGGCGCGGGAGCGGCTCGCCGCGCTCTCCGGCGGCATCCAGGCCCTCGTGGCCGGAGCGGTCGCCGGGCTCGAGCCGGCGGCGGTGTCGGTGGTGGTCGCCGAGGCGATGGCGTCGCCCCGGGCGCCGTCGCCCGCGCGCGGCCGCCCGCGCTGGGCCATCGCCGCCGCGGCGGCGGCGCTCCTCGCCGCCCTGGCGCTCACCGGCCTCGCGCTGCGCGGGGCCCTCTCCCTCCCGCCCGTCCCGTCCTGGCCATGGCTCAAGCGCTGA
- a CDS encoding FliM/FliN family flagellar motor switch protein: MSAALPFDLPSVSRAHCALGPGARAAGIAAAERVAAGLGAFLRAPVRIEGRALPGPARPLAGAVRLGLDLPALPGQAVLELEAAFVSRVVDRFAGGDGTLPPALALTPVETSALELLALVALEALGPDSLPERLLAPRLSREAGTPEGPLVVALTLEAGPEHGRGRLLLPPAAVRALSAAVELSAPAARLALDGRLCRATAPLTAEELEALAPGDVVLAEPEAAAVLAFPGGLELRGRLEEQAFHVEELAVNERTAAFPITLAVELGRVPVTLGELARLEPGATLELPLGRRGLVTLRAGERAVARGELCEVDGALGVRVLSLGDGELP; this comes from the coding sequence GTGAGCGCCGCCCTCCCCTTCGACCTGCCGAGCGTCTCCCGCGCCCACTGCGCCCTCGGGCCGGGCGCGCGCGCCGCCGGAATCGCCGCCGCCGAGCGCGTGGCGGCCGGGCTCGGCGCCTTCCTGCGCGCCCCCGTCCGGATCGAGGGCCGCGCGCTGCCCGGGCCGGCGCGGCCGCTCGCGGGCGCCGTGCGGCTCGGCCTCGACCTGCCGGCCCTCCCCGGCCAGGCGGTCCTCGAGCTCGAGGCGGCCTTCGTCTCCCGCGTGGTGGACCGCTTTGCCGGAGGGGACGGGACGCTCCCGCCCGCCCTGGCGCTCACGCCGGTGGAGACGAGCGCGCTCGAGCTCCTCGCGCTCGTGGCGCTCGAGGCGCTCGGCCCGGACTCGCTCCCGGAGCGGCTGCTCGCGCCGCGGCTCTCCCGCGAGGCCGGGACGCCCGAAGGTCCGCTCGTGGTGGCCCTGACGCTCGAGGCCGGTCCCGAGCACGGCCGGGGGCGGCTCCTGCTCCCGCCGGCGGCGGTGCGGGCCCTCTCGGCGGCGGTCGAGCTGTCGGCGCCCGCGGCGCGGCTCGCGCTCGACGGGCGGCTCTGCCGGGCGACCGCCCCGCTCACGGCGGAGGAGCTCGAGGCGCTCGCGCCGGGAGACGTCGTGCTCGCCGAGCCCGAGGCGGCCGCCGTGCTCGCCTTCCCCGGCGGCCTGGAGCTGCGCGGCCGGCTGGAGGAGCAGGCCTTTCACGTGGAGGAGCTCGCAGTGAACGAACGGACCGCCGCCTTTCCCATCACCCTCGCCGTGGAGCTCGGGCGCGTGCCCGTGACGCTGGGCGAGCTCGCCCGGCTCGAGCCCGGCGCCACCCTCGAGCTGCCGCTCGGGCGCCGCGGGCTCGTGACGCTGCGCGCGGGCGAGCGGGCCGTCGCGCGCGGAGAGCTCTGCGAGGTGGACGGCGCGCTCGGGGTGCGCGTGCTCTCGCTCGGCGACGGGGAGCTGCCGTGA
- a CDS encoding flagellar biosynthetic protein FliO, whose translation MTAPRAPSLVLLGGRRGLGGAVAALSAAALAAGSVAGGLAGAGLRASAVVGALGCAALLLGRPPRRAAPAALAVLETRSLGRDAGVALVSCAGRRWLVGHGAGGVRLLTELPPAAEEGAP comes from the coding sequence GTGACCGCGCCCCGGGCACCGTCGCTCGTCCTCCTCGGAGGCCGCCGCGGACTGGGCGGCGCCGTCGCGGCCCTCTCGGCGGCGGCGCTCGCCGCCGGCTCCGTGGCCGGTGGCCTCGCCGGCGCCGGGCTGCGGGCGTCGGCGGTGGTCGGCGCGCTCGGCTGCGCCGCGCTCCTCCTCGGGAGGCCGCCGCGCCGCGCCGCGCCGGCCGCCCTGGCGGTGCTCGAGACCCGCAGCCTGGGGCGGGACGCCGGGGTGGCCCTCGTCTCCTGCGCCGGCCGGCGCTGGCTCGTCGGACACGGCGCGGGCGGGGTCCGGCTCCTCACCGAGCTGCCGCCCGCCGCGGAGGAGGGCGCCCCGTGA
- a CDS encoding flagellar type III secretion system pore protein FliP, whose product MTGVDPAPLLGAGPAGDHPAQALLLLGAMALLPAAFVTLTSFLKMSVVLGVARSALGAPQVPPGTAVTGLALLLTFTAMAPVAEASWRAAREPAPPGVEGVLVSAGRAAEPLRAFLRRFARPDDRRAFLELSARARPAGAAPELAPPGPPSEDDFAVLAPAFVVSELRRAFTMGFLVFLPFLVVDLFVASVLLSLGLTQLSPTSVALPFKLLLFVAADGWRVLARGLVAGYLP is encoded by the coding sequence GTGACCGGCGTGGATCCGGCGCCGCTGCTGGGGGCGGGACCGGCCGGCGACCACCCGGCGCAGGCGCTCCTGCTGCTCGGGGCGATGGCGCTCCTCCCGGCCGCCTTCGTGACCTTGACCTCGTTCCTGAAGATGAGCGTGGTCCTGGGCGTGGCCCGCTCGGCGCTGGGCGCGCCGCAGGTGCCGCCGGGGACGGCGGTGACCGGCCTCGCGCTCCTGCTCACCTTCACCGCCATGGCGCCGGTGGCCGAGGCGAGCTGGCGGGCGGCGCGGGAGCCTGCGCCGCCCGGGGTGGAGGGGGTGCTGGTCTCGGCCGGCCGCGCCGCCGAGCCGCTCCGGGCCTTCCTGCGCCGGTTCGCCCGGCCCGACGACCGGCGCGCCTTCCTGGAGCTCTCGGCCCGGGCCCGGCCGGCGGGAGCCGCGCCGGAGCTCGCGCCGCCCGGGCCGCCGTCGGAGGACGACTTCGCCGTGCTCGCCCCGGCGTTCGTGGTCTCGGAGCTGCGCCGCGCCTTCACCATGGGCTTCCTCGTCTTCCTGCCGTTCCTGGTGGTCGATCTCTTCGTGGCGAGCGTGCTGCTCTCGCTGGGGCTCACCCAGCTCTCGCCGACCAGCGTCGCGCTCCCCTTCAAGCTCCTCCTCTTCGTCGCCGCCGACGGCTGGCGGGTCCTCGCCCGCGGCCTCGTCGCCGGCTACCTGCCCTGA
- a CDS encoding flagellar biosynthetic protein FliQ: MDLALLAAAREALLLALLVSAPPLVAALLAGLAAGVLQAATQIQEPSLSALPRLAASFGALAAAGPWIGARLVRFAVACLELAHRTGT; the protein is encoded by the coding sequence GTGGACCTCGCCCTCCTCGCCGCCGCCCGCGAAGCCCTGCTCCTCGCCCTGCTCGTCTCGGCGCCGCCGCTCGTCGCGGCGCTCCTGGCCGGGCTCGCCGCCGGGGTCCTCCAGGCGGCCACCCAGATCCAGGAGCCGTCGCTCTCGGCGCTGCCCCGGCTCGCCGCGTCGTTCGGCGCGCTCGCCGCCGCCGGCCCCTGGATCGGCGCCCGGCTGGTCCGCTTCGCCGTGGCCTGCCTCGAGCTCGCGCACCGGACCGGGACATGA
- a CDS encoding flagellar biosynthetic protein FliR produces MTALLDVARALAPWLAGAGLHGLRLLPAALLSPLLGGPAAPPLARLSLAFGLGAVAWSARGGPPPPAGLDLLAAAARELAVGVALGLAAALPVEAARAGGRLADTARGATLAELHVAPLRQRESALGDLLAQWTVALAGATGGGRLVVAALLGSFEALPAGGPASAGALLDSGLLVAGELVGCAACLAAPAFAAVLAADLALALAARAVPQLAPGAAAAPARAALGMAAVALSAGALAGRLVTEVAFSAGAARAAARPAAIAAGPGTAAPLARGARP; encoded by the coding sequence ATGACGGCGCTCCTCGACGTCGCCCGCGCCCTCGCGCCCTGGCTCGCCGGCGCCGGGCTCCACGGGCTGCGCCTCCTCCCGGCGGCGCTCCTCTCCCCGCTCCTGGGCGGCCCGGCGGCGCCACCCCTGGCCCGGCTCTCGCTCGCCTTCGGGCTCGGCGCGGTGGCCTGGTCGGCGCGCGGAGGGCCGCCGCCCCCGGCCGGGCTCGACCTCCTCGCCGCCGCCGCCCGCGAGCTCGCCGTCGGCGTGGCGCTCGGCCTCGCGGCGGCCCTCCCCGTCGAGGCGGCCCGGGCCGGCGGGCGGCTCGCCGACACCGCCCGCGGGGCGACGCTGGCCGAGCTGCACGTGGCCCCGCTCCGCCAGCGCGAGTCGGCGCTCGGCGACCTGCTCGCGCAGTGGACGGTGGCCCTCGCCGGCGCGACCGGCGGCGGGCGGCTCGTGGTGGCGGCGCTGCTCGGCAGCTTCGAGGCCCTCCCCGCGGGAGGGCCTGCCTCAGCGGGCGCGCTCCTCGACTCCGGCCTCCTCGTGGCCGGCGAGCTCGTCGGCTGCGCGGCCTGCCTCGCCGCCCCCGCGTTCGCCGCCGTCCTCGCCGCCGACCTCGCGCTCGCGCTCGCGGCCCGGGCGGTGCCGCAGCTCGCGCCGGGGGCCGCCGCGGCGCCGGCCCGGGCGGCGCTCGGGATGGCCGCGGTGGCCCTCTCGGCGGGCGCGCTCGCGGGCCGGCTGGTGACCGAGGTCGCCTTCTCGGCCGGCGCCGCGCGCGCGGCGGCGCGGCCCGCCGCGATCGCCGCTGGCCCCGGGACCGCCGCACCGCTCGCCCGCGGGGCCCGGCCGTGA
- a CDS encoding EscU/YscU/HrcU family type III secretion system export apparatus switch protein — protein sequence MSGARTERPTPRRQREARRRGEVARSPELLALAALAGGLAAICATGRGLLSALSRLLRSGLERSLDLAPDPAAALLAALGAFARAAAPVLAGAALAAGLAGRLVAGPVFSFEACAFRLDRLGPRRGLSRLCSGARLGRAPLEALRAAVLVASGGLALRAAAPALSRLPRLEPRALLAGEGLLGARAVAALLPALALFAAADLGLALRRHRAALRMTREEVRRDQREEEGDPQRRAERRRLHRALADAPPLSRATCLVVNPVHFAVALRHERGSDEAPRVLAKGAGEAAARLRGAARRAGVPVVEDVPLARALHRLCEVGEEIPEELFEAAAAVLAHLYAGAGRAVEGEA from the coding sequence GTGAGCGGCGCCCGGACCGAGCGCCCCACCCCGCGCCGGCAGCGCGAGGCCCGCCGCCGGGGCGAGGTGGCGCGCAGCCCGGAGCTCCTCGCGCTCGCCGCGCTCGCCGGCGGGCTCGCCGCGATCTGCGCCACCGGGCGGGGGCTCCTCTCGGCCCTCTCGCGCCTGCTCCGGTCCGGCCTCGAGCGCTCCCTCGACCTCGCGCCCGACCCGGCGGCGGCGCTCCTGGCGGCGCTCGGCGCCTTCGCGCGCGCCGCGGCCCCGGTGCTCGCGGGGGCGGCGCTGGCGGCGGGGCTCGCCGGCCGGCTCGTCGCGGGGCCGGTCTTCTCGTTCGAGGCCTGCGCCTTCCGCCTCGACCGGCTCGGGCCGCGTCGCGGGCTCTCCCGGCTCTGCTCCGGCGCCCGGCTCGGCCGCGCGCCGCTCGAGGCCCTCCGGGCCGCCGTCCTCGTCGCCTCCGGCGGGCTCGCGCTCCGCGCGGCCGCCCCGGCCCTCTCCCGCCTCCCGAGGCTCGAGCCCCGGGCGCTGCTCGCCGGCGAGGGGCTGCTCGGGGCGCGCGCCGTCGCGGCGCTCCTGCCGGCGCTCGCCCTCTTCGCGGCGGCCGACCTCGGGCTCGCGCTCCGCCGCCACCGGGCCGCGCTCCGGATGACGCGCGAGGAGGTCCGGCGGGACCAGCGCGAGGAGGAGGGCGACCCGCAGCGGCGGGCGGAGCGGCGGCGGCTGCACCGCGCCCTCGCCGACGCGCCCCCGCTGTCGCGCGCCACCTGCCTCGTCGTGAACCCGGTCCACTTCGCGGTCGCGCTCCGGCACGAGCGGGGCTCGGACGAGGCGCCGCGGGTGCTCGCGAAGGGGGCCGGCGAGGCGGCGGCGCGGCTGCGGGGCGCGGCCCGGCGCGCCGGGGTGCCGGTCGTGGAGGACGTCCCGCTGGCGCGGGCGCTCCACCGGCTCTGCGAGGTGGGCGAGGAGATCCCCGAGGAGCTGTTCGAGGCCGCCGCCGCGGTGCTGGCGCACCTCTACGCCGGCGCCGGCCGCGCGGTCGAAGGGGAGGCCTGA
- a CDS encoding FHIPEP family type III secretion protein — MALGWRAAAAVRGAGDVALPLVALSVVALLFAPLSPALLDGLLALNLALSATVLVVTLLAREALRFASFPTLLLFTTLFRLALEVSSTRLVLSRGDAGRLIHALGAVVVQGDVVVGVVVFAILTLVQLLVVAKGAERVAEVAARFSLDALPGKQMAIDADLRAGAIDQAEARSRRRALERESQLYGAMDGALKFVKGDAIAAVAIVLVNLGGGLCAGLLRGLDPAQAARRYALLAIGDGLAAQVPALLLAVAAGVAVTRVAAEEEGGDLGGEIARQLFSDPRALAPVAALCGGLALAPGLPALPFALLAAAALAVSARPWRRPAPAPDDHPAPAPPGPWAPAPPLTLELSPDLAALAGGCDGRFSRELLPSLREDLWRALGVRLPPLLLRTAPLPPGRWRLLADDVPCAAGAAPAGAVALAEPGELALVGIGCAARRHPLTGAAAAAIAAADAARAAAVAQVLDPLAWLGLELAAALRRAAPQLLSLQEAQALLDALEPGHPALVREASRQVPPSLLVEVLRRLLEEEVSIRPLPAILEALLDAGPTRGPDALAERCRRALRRQIAWQQAEGRPLPAILLDPGAELSLKDGLAGDAPALSAAELERLLDALDAELAREPGRKVLLACPEVRRGLRQVVALRHPRLAVLSYEELPPGLVVRPVGKLSLPA, encoded by the coding sequence GTGGCGCTCGGCTGGCGCGCGGCGGCGGCGGTGCGGGGCGCGGGGGACGTGGCGCTCCCGCTCGTCGCCCTCTCGGTGGTCGCGCTCCTCTTCGCGCCGCTCTCCCCGGCGCTCCTCGACGGGCTGCTCGCCCTGAACCTCGCCCTCTCGGCGACGGTGCTCGTGGTCACGCTGCTCGCCCGGGAGGCGCTCCGCTTCGCGAGCTTCCCCACCCTGCTCCTCTTCACCACCCTGTTCCGGCTGGCGCTCGAGGTCTCCTCCACCCGCCTCGTGCTCTCGCGCGGCGACGCGGGGCGGCTCATCCACGCGCTCGGGGCGGTGGTGGTGCAGGGCGACGTCGTGGTGGGCGTGGTGGTCTTCGCCATCCTCACCCTGGTCCAGCTGCTCGTGGTCGCGAAGGGGGCCGAGCGGGTGGCGGAGGTGGCGGCCCGCTTCAGCCTCGACGCCCTCCCCGGGAAGCAGATGGCCATCGACGCCGACCTGCGCGCCGGCGCCATCGACCAGGCCGAGGCGCGCAGCCGCCGGCGCGCGCTGGAGCGCGAGAGCCAGCTCTACGGCGCCATGGACGGCGCGCTCAAGTTCGTGAAGGGGGACGCCATCGCGGCGGTCGCGATCGTGCTCGTCAACCTCGGCGGCGGGCTCTGCGCCGGGCTCCTGCGCGGCCTCGACCCGGCCCAGGCGGCGCGGCGGTACGCGCTCCTCGCCATCGGCGACGGCCTCGCGGCGCAGGTGCCGGCGCTCCTCCTCGCCGTCGCCGCGGGGGTCGCGGTGACCCGCGTGGCCGCGGAGGAGGAGGGCGGCGACCTCGGCGGAGAGATCGCGCGGCAGCTCTTCTCGGACCCGCGGGCCCTCGCGCCGGTGGCGGCGCTGTGCGGCGGCCTCGCGCTCGCCCCCGGCCTCCCGGCGCTGCCCTTCGCGCTGCTCGCGGCGGCGGCGCTCGCCGTCTCCGCGCGCCCCTGGCGGCGCCCCGCTCCGGCGCCGGACGACCACCCGGCGCCGGCCCCGCCGGGGCCGTGGGCGCCCGCGCCCCCGCTCACGCTCGAGCTCTCGCCGGACCTCGCCGCGCTCGCCGGCGGCTGCGACGGCCGGTTCTCGCGCGAGCTGCTCCCCTCCCTGCGCGAGGACCTCTGGCGGGCGCTGGGCGTGCGGCTGCCGCCGCTGCTCCTCCGGACCGCGCCGCTCCCGCCCGGGCGGTGGCGGCTCCTCGCCGACGACGTCCCCTGCGCCGCCGGCGCCGCCCCGGCCGGCGCGGTCGCGCTGGCCGAGCCGGGCGAGCTCGCCCTCGTGGGCATCGGGTGCGCGGCGCGCCGGCACCCGCTCACCGGCGCCGCGGCGGCCGCCATCGCCGCGGCGGACGCGGCCCGGGCCGCGGCGGTCGCGCAGGTGCTCGACCCGCTCGCCTGGCTCGGGCTCGAGCTCGCCGCCGCGCTCCGCCGCGCCGCCCCGCAGCTCCTCTCCCTGCAGGAGGCCCAGGCGCTCCTCGACGCGCTCGAGCCGGGGCACCCGGCGCTGGTCCGCGAGGCCTCGCGGCAGGTCCCGCCGTCCCTGCTCGTCGAGGTGCTGCGCCGGCTGCTGGAGGAGGAGGTCTCGATCCGGCCGCTGCCCGCCATCCTGGAGGCGCTGCTCGACGCCGGACCGACCCGGGGGCCCGACGCCCTCGCCGAGCGCTGCCGGCGCGCGCTCCGGCGGCAGATCGCCTGGCAACAGGCGGAGGGGCGCCCCCTGCCCGCGATCCTGCTCGATCCGGGGGCGGAGCTCTCCCTCAAGGACGGGCTCGCGGGCGACGCGCCCGCCCTGAGCGCCGCCGAGCTCGAGCGGCTGCTCGACGCGCTCGACGCGGAGCTGGCCCGGGAGCCCGGGCGCAAGGTGCTCCTCGCCTGCCCCGAGGTCCGGCGGGGGCTGCGACAGGTGGTGGCGCTGCGCCACCCGAGGCTCGCGGTGCTCAGCTACGAGGAGCTACCGCCCGGGCTGGTCGTGCGCCCGGTCGGCAAGCTGTCGCTCCCGGCCTGA
- a CDS encoding HU family DNA-binding protein — protein sequence MLKSDLINILVVKRGVTQKQAESTIENIFESMKTALCRGENIEIRGLGAFHVKNYDGYQGRNPKTGEVIPVKPKRGILFRTGKELRDRVNRDEAQPAKSGAAEIAAKTPGENDGGTGTPPVAANGSI from the coding sequence ATGCTCAAGTCGGATCTCATCAACATTCTCGTCGTCAAGCGGGGAGTCACCCAGAAGCAGGCCGAGTCGACCATCGAGAACATCTTCGAGTCGATGAAGACGGCCCTCTGCCGTGGTGAGAACATCGAGATCCGCGGGCTTGGCGCCTTCCACGTGAAGAACTACGACGGCTACCAGGGCCGGAACCCCAAGACCGGCGAGGTCATCCCCGTGAAGCCCAAGCGGGGAATCCTGTTCCGCACCGGGAAGGAACTGCGCGACCGCGTGAACCGCGACGAGGCGCAGCCGGCCAAGTCCGGGGCCGCCGAGATCGCGGCGAAGACGCCGGGCGAGAACGACGGCGGCACCGGCACGCCGCCCGTCGCCGCCAACGGCTCCATCTGA